A single region of the Lysinibacillus sp. B2A1 genome encodes:
- a CDS encoding amidohydrolase → MSAAVTLEESIFQWFNHFHKYPEVSWKEYETTKKIASILDELNVTYRLLGDVPGLIAEIGTGDEIIAVRADIDALWQEVDGKWQANHSCGHDANMTMVLGALLLLKDQPLQHRVRFIFQPAEELGNGACAAYDRGAVEGVSHLFGVHLRPIEELPLGKVSPAIHHGAAYFLEGTIQGVDAHGARPHQGKNAIDVIMAVQQMLNSIHLSPFEPHSAKLTKIIADGGSTNIIPGNASFSMDIRAQQNQQLELLRSRIESGLKSIQLQFDIDMDWKWIDYTPGAEVSPIAARMAKKAIIEALGEEHLADEITTPGSDDFHFYTVKNPELKAAMIGIGANLTPGLHHPKMTFDRSALIDAAKVLACVLEKKPEFE, encoded by the coding sequence ATGTCAGCTGCAGTAACATTAGAAGAATCAATATTTCAATGGTTTAATCATTTTCATAAATATCCTGAGGTAAGCTGGAAGGAATATGAGACAACTAAAAAAATTGCGTCCATACTAGACGAATTAAATGTAACATATCGTTTATTAGGCGATGTGCCTGGATTAATTGCTGAAATTGGAACCGGGGATGAAATTATTGCTGTTAGAGCAGATATTGATGCCTTGTGGCAAGAAGTAGATGGGAAATGGCAAGCAAATCACTCATGTGGCCATGATGCGAATATGACAATGGTTCTTGGTGCCTTATTACTACTTAAAGATCAGCCCTTGCAACATCGTGTTCGTTTTATTTTTCAACCTGCTGAAGAACTAGGAAATGGTGCCTGCGCAGCCTATGATCGAGGAGCAGTTGAAGGGGTATCGCATTTATTCGGTGTACATTTAAGACCGATTGAAGAATTACCACTTGGTAAGGTTTCTCCAGCTATCCATCATGGTGCTGCTTATTTTTTAGAGGGAACAATTCAAGGTGTAGATGCACATGGTGCCAGACCACATCAAGGTAAAAACGCCATTGATGTAATTATGGCTGTTCAACAAATGCTGAACAGTATACATCTATCGCCGTTTGAGCCACATTCTGCGAAACTAACAAAAATTATTGCGGATGGAGGCAGTACAAATATTATTCCCGGTAACGCTAGTTTTTCAATGGATATTCGCGCCCAGCAGAATCAACAGCTCGAATTACTCCGAAGTCGTATTGAGTCTGGTTTGAAATCCATCCAGCTACAGTTTGATATTGATATGGACTGGAAGTGGATTGATTACACGCCAGGCGCTGAAGTTTCACCAATAGCAGCAAGAATGGCAAAAAAGGCAATCATTGAAGCATTAGGTGAGGAGCATTTAGCGGATGAAATCACTACACCAGGTAGCGATGATTTCCATTTCTATACTGTGAAAAACCCAGAATTAAAAGCGGCGATGATAGGTATTGGGGCTAATCTGACACCAGGATTACATCATCCTAAGATGACATTTGATCGTAGTGCATTGATTGATGCTGCAAAAGTACTTGCATGTGTATTAGAAAAAAAGCCAGAATTCGAATAA
- a CDS encoding Fe-S oxidoreductase has translation MPALTMDQVRQLNSYSIYTTEPKRTLFTLADIHKDFYHPDFLNLMMGITDAATEAAAISHFGRRYGMFFAMQFYMLAAYDEVWDGKPIELRFDAAKEFNSFTVAMFVNPNDWRYVNEDERQSVIEKILYDGHVIVQQLRKVTSVSPLTIWENFFGYLLWHYHMLLSNPGLADQAMDDIEILEDPKTWARFSNKSWWAQYTGGQSPSNLVNVPVRKSCCFSKDIPGLMACGFCPMKK, from the coding sequence ATGCCAGCATTAACGATGGATCAAGTTCGACAATTAAATTCCTATAGCATTTATACGACAGAGCCGAAACGAACATTATTTACATTAGCCGATATACATAAGGACTTTTACCATCCTGACTTTTTAAATCTGATGATGGGTATTACGGACGCAGCAACAGAGGCAGCAGCCATCTCCCATTTTGGACGCCGCTACGGAATGTTTTTCGCCATGCAGTTTTACATGCTTGCTGCTTATGACGAGGTATGGGATGGCAAGCCAATTGAGCTTCGCTTTGATGCTGCAAAGGAATTTAATAGCTTTACAGTCGCAATGTTTGTCAACCCAAATGATTGGCGTTACGTGAATGAGGATGAGCGTCAATCAGTTATAGAGAAGATCTTATATGATGGGCATGTTATTGTGCAACAGCTTCGTAAAGTAACATCTGTTTCGCCTTTGACAATTTGGGAAAATTTCTTTGGTTATCTACTGTGGCACTATCATATGTTGTTATCAAACCCTGGATTAGCAGACCAAGCGATGGATGATATTGAAATATTAGAGGATCCTAAAACTTGGGCACGTTTCTCAAACAAGTCATGGTGGGCACAATATACAGGTGGTCAAAGCCCATCAAATTTAGTAAATGTCCCTGTCCGAAAATCATGTTGTTTTTCCAAGGACATTCCTGGTTTAATGGCTTGTGGCTTTTGCCCAATGAAAAAATAA
- a CDS encoding N-acetyltransferase, giving the protein MEKIYEGMLGETPFYVTTLNLQHLQEIENLQVEVYESLADQSILQPLTTEEFEYILKGNGMMIGAYVGQDLIAFRALLNPPVDNEHLGYDCGIAEDAFNRVLYQEISNVSPKYRGFGLQKTLANIVMSQIDLAKYDYVCSTVKPYNIPSLKDKFSQGLVVKGLKIKYVDKLRYIFFKDLQQELPIFKEKKTISMDDTIGQQQLLKQGYTGTSMYEDHNDWFIVYEK; this is encoded by the coding sequence ATGGAAAAAATCTATGAAGGAATGCTTGGAGAAACACCGTTTTATGTAACAACATTAAATCTTCAGCATTTACAAGAAATTGAGAATTTACAAGTTGAGGTTTATGAATCATTGGCTGACCAAAGTATTTTACAGCCACTTACTACTGAAGAATTCGAATATATTTTAAAAGGCAATGGCATGATGATAGGTGCTTATGTTGGACAGGACCTAATAGCCTTCCGTGCGCTCTTAAACCCTCCTGTAGATAATGAACATCTTGGCTATGATTGTGGGATTGCGGAGGATGCATTCAATCGTGTTTTATATCAAGAAATTTCGAATGTTTCCCCTAAATACCGCGGTTTTGGCTTACAAAAAACATTAGCTAATATTGTGATGAGTCAGATTGATTTAGCGAAATATGATTATGTTTGCTCTACCGTAAAGCCGTATAATATTCCTAGCTTAAAGGACAAATTCTCTCAGGGTTTAGTGGTGAAAGGATTAAAGATTAAGTACGTAGATAAGTTACGCTATATTTTCTTTAAAGATTTACAACAGGAGCTACCAATTTTTAAAGAAAAGAAAACAATATCGATGGATGATACGATTGGTCAGCAACAACTTTTAAAACAAGGTTATACTGGTACTTCGATGTATGAAGATCACAATGATTGGTTCATTGTTTATGAAAAATAA
- a CDS encoding dipeptide epimerase, giving the protein MKIQQVEIFAIHLPLIEPFIISYATYDSMPSIILKVTTDTGIIGYGEAVPDEHVTGETWESTYAVLKNQLVPAIIGANPMEFEKIHDKMNKIVKDVPAAKAAIDIACFDIAGKALQVPVYQLLGGRYHEKFPITHVLSIGAPEAMAEEAAGRVEMGYRSFKMKVGTEVVRDVARIKAVRERVGEDIAIRVDVNQGWGNASTTLQGLRAMKDLNIDWLEQPVDSEDIDGMVEIKSKSDVTLMIDEGLRGVREMREIIAKRAADKVNIKLMKCGGIYPAMKLAVMAEMAGIECQIGSMVESSVGSAAGFHVAFSKKIMTSVELTGPLKFSKDVGNLHYDVPFICLNEKSGLGVEVDEEILKELCKFSTVVTA; this is encoded by the coding sequence ATGAAAATCCAACAAGTAGAAATTTTTGCAATTCATCTACCATTAATTGAACCATTTATTATTAGTTATGCTACATATGATTCAATGCCTTCTATTATTTTAAAGGTTACGACAGATACTGGTATTATAGGCTATGGGGAAGCTGTGCCAGATGAGCATGTAACAGGGGAGACATGGGAAAGCACGTATGCTGTTTTAAAAAATCAGCTAGTACCTGCAATCATTGGAGCGAACCCAATGGAATTTGAAAAAATTCACGATAAAATGAATAAAATTGTCAAGGATGTACCTGCCGCAAAAGCTGCGATTGATATAGCTTGTTTTGATATTGCTGGGAAAGCACTGCAGGTTCCAGTGTATCAGCTGTTAGGTGGTCGTTATCATGAGAAATTCCCTATCACACATGTGTTAAGCATTGGAGCACCAGAAGCGATGGCAGAAGAGGCAGCAGGTCGAGTAGAAATGGGCTATCGTTCATTTAAAATGAAGGTAGGTACAGAGGTTGTACGTGATGTTGCTCGTATTAAGGCGGTGCGCGAACGAGTAGGAGAGGACATTGCCATTCGAGTAGACGTAAACCAAGGCTGGGGGAATGCATCCACTACATTACAAGGTTTACGTGCAATGAAAGACTTAAATATTGATTGGTTAGAGCAGCCAGTAGATAGTGAGGATATTGATGGAATGGTTGAGATTAAGTCAAAATCCGATGTTACACTAATGATTGATGAAGGACTTCGTGGTGTACGTGAGATGCGTGAAATTATTGCAAAGCGTGCAGCAGACAAAGTAAATATAAAACTAATGAAATGTGGTGGCATTTATCCTGCTATGAAGCTAGCGGTGATGGCTGAAATGGCTGGTATCGAATGCCAGATTGGTTCAATGGTAGAATCATCTGTTGGCTCAGCAGCAGGCTTCCATGTGGCATTCTCTAAAAAAATTATGACAAGTGTAGAATTAACAGGTCCATTAAAATTCTCCAAGGATGTAGGAAACCTACATTATGATGTCCCGTTCATCTGTTTAAATGAAAAATCAGGTTTAGGTGTAGAGGTAGATGAAGAGATTCTTAAAGAATTATGTAAATTCTCAACGGTTGTAACGGCCTAA
- a CDS encoding DUF4395 domain-containing protein, whose product MSQPQIIPRPLVRLNQWTILLSVILTWLTGVSWILAIPLAANLLGVLVNFNPIIRCGRLFLKKAPSSYIPEDAQQQKLNASIASFCLAGGFITFLLKWQVIGYVFTGMVAIASSIAIAGFCIGCFLHFQLKQWQYRRSLKKAL is encoded by the coding sequence ATGTCACAGCCACAAATAATTCCAAGGCCGCTTGTTCGACTCAATCAGTGGACGATTCTTTTAAGTGTCATTCTCACATGGCTAACAGGGGTTAGTTGGATTTTAGCTATTCCTTTAGCAGCAAATTTACTAGGTGTTTTAGTTAATTTTAATCCCATTATTCGATGTGGAAGGCTATTTTTAAAAAAAGCACCTTCTTCCTATATACCAGAGGATGCCCAGCAGCAAAAATTAAATGCAAGCATTGCAAGTTTTTGTTTAGCAGGTGGATTCATTACTTTTCTGTTAAAGTGGCAGGTGATTGGCTATGTCTTTACAGGAATGGTAGCTATAGCTTCATCGATAGCAATTGCAGGCTTTTGTATAGGTTGTTTCCTACATTTTCAGCTAAAACAATGGCAATATCGCCGCTCGTTAAAGAAGGCATTGTAG
- the nhaC gene encoding Na+/H+ antiporter NhaC, translated as MKKEINALWALLTFAIMIITMLITVVVLEQSPHVPLLVGTTVAAIVAKMHGFKWMEIEEMMYKGIRLALPAIVIIILVGLTIGAWIGGGVVATMIFYGLKLISPAWFLVTIMLLCSIVSLAIGSSWSTMATIGVAGMGIGLSMGIPAAMIAGAVISGSYFGDKMSPLSDTTNLAAGLTGTNLFDHIKHMLYTTIPALVIALVAFGIMGRKFADVSMKSEEILTTLKVMEESFVISPLLLLVPVGVIVLVAKKVPAIPALIIGIVSGFLLQIFVQGGSAASAVQALQAGFEITTGNQMVDELFNRGGLDSMMNTVSMTIVAMTFGGILEYSGMLKALMNVIVKFAKSTGSLVASTIAACVTTNATCSEQYISIVVPSRMFAGVYQQRGLHSKNLSRALEDGGTLTSVFFPWNTCGVFILATLGVSAMEYAPYAILNFTVPIISIIYAYIGFAIVKLTPEEIAEAEKRKKEQEINDANMAVVD; from the coding sequence ATGAAAAAAGAAATTAATGCTCTTTGGGCACTTTTAACTTTTGCAATTATGATTATTACGATGCTTATTACAGTAGTTGTATTAGAGCAAAGTCCTCACGTACCTCTTCTTGTTGGCACAACTGTAGCAGCAATTGTTGCTAAAATGCATGGATTTAAGTGGATGGAAATTGAGGAAATGATGTATAAGGGTATACGCCTAGCTTTACCAGCAATTGTCATTATTATTTTAGTAGGTTTGACAATCGGCGCATGGATCGGTGGCGGTGTCGTAGCAACAATGATCTTTTACGGCTTAAAATTAATTTCTCCAGCATGGTTCTTAGTAACAATTATGCTGTTATGTTCAATCGTTTCATTGGCGATTGGTAGTTCGTGGTCTACAATGGCAACAATCGGTGTTGCTGGTATGGGGATTGGCCTAAGTATGGGAATTCCAGCAGCAATGATTGCCGGAGCAGTTATTTCAGGTTCCTATTTTGGTGATAAGATGTCGCCTTTATCAGATACGACCAATCTTGCAGCAGGTTTAACTGGAACTAATCTTTTTGATCATATTAAGCATATGCTTTACACAACAATTCCGGCTCTTGTCATTGCACTCGTTGCCTTTGGAATTATGGGGAGAAAATTTGCAGATGTCTCTATGAAGTCAGAAGAGATTTTAACAACTCTAAAAGTAATGGAGGAAAGCTTTGTTATTTCTCCGTTACTATTACTTGTACCAGTAGGTGTTATTGTATTAGTTGCAAAAAAAGTGCCAGCAATTCCAGCTTTAATTATTGGGATTGTATCAGGTTTCTTACTACAAATTTTTGTACAGGGCGGTTCAGCTGCAAGTGCTGTACAAGCATTACAGGCTGGATTTGAAATCACTACAGGTAATCAAATGGTGGACGAGCTATTTAATCGTGGTGGTCTAGACTCAATGATGAATACGGTTTCAATGACAATTGTAGCAATGACATTTGGTGGTATTTTAGAATATTCTGGCATGTTAAAAGCGCTTATGAACGTTATTGTAAAATTTGCTAAGTCGACAGGTAGTCTAGTAGCTTCCACAATCGCAGCTTGTGTAACAACAAATGCTACATGTTCTGAGCAATATATTTCGATAGTAGTACCGTCACGTATGTTTGCAGGTGTTTATCAACAACGTGGTTTACACTCTAAAAATCTATCTCGTGCGTTAGAGGATGGAGGAACATTAACCTCTGTTTTCTTCCCTTGGAATACTTGCGGGGTGTTTATCTTAGCAACATTAGGCGTAAGTGCTATGGAATATGCACCATATGCGATTCTTAACTTCACTGTGCCTATTATTTCGATTATCTATGCTTATATCGGGTTTGCGATTGTAAAACTAACTCCTGAGGAAATTGCAGAGGCAGAGAAACGTAAAAAAGAGCAAGAAATAAACGATGCAAATATGGCAGTAGTGGACTAA